The Balaenoptera acutorostrata chromosome 2, mBalAcu1.1, whole genome shotgun sequence genomic sequence CGTCACCCACAGACACAGGTCCCTTCGTTCACTAAGTCCCTTCATCTCCTCCCGTTCCAGGGACCGGGCCCGCAACACCGGAGTCATCTCTTGTACCGTGTGCCTGGAAGAATTCCAGACGCCCATCACTTGTATCCTTGGGAACCCGGGCTTTTCCCAGGGGATGAGGGCGGGGCGTCAGGGCTGCTCTGCCCAGAGTGGGCTGCTCAAGGGCACCCAGCCCTGCTGCGTGCCCTGGTGGTGTGGCCACCGAGAGGAACCAGTGCCACGTGCTGACTTACATGGGGTGACAGGCTTCAGGGCAGGGGTCTGGCTAACAGTAGCGTGAGCAACAGAAGTGTGTATAGGAAAGGGGTCCAATGCTACCAGTTGCCCTTGACCTCAGCGGCTCAGATCTGTCGGAACCAGTGGACGTGTACAGCGATTGGATAGATGCCTGCGAGGCAGCCAATCAGTAGCAACGCAGAGGACCCACTCCCTTGGCAGCCTCACCCGCTGGGTACCAATCCAGAGACATTCCAGGGTCCAGGGTGTGGGTCCAGGGCCTCTgcagccctgtgtgtgtgtgtggagtgggtGTGGGcatgggtgtgagtgtgtgtgtggctgcAGGTGTGCCTGGGGGGGGTGTCCTCGTGGGCATGGGGTAGAGTTGAAGGGTTGCTGGGCCCCAGGGGCCTGAACTGCCTCCCTTGGCTCCGAAAGCCTTTGACTTGCTCCCTCCTCTGGCACCTGGCCCCCTGGCTTTGGGGCCCTGgcccctccagggacctgtgTCCTGATATCGTAGGTGAGGGCAAGCCCAGCAGAGGCTGCCTCGGGACTCTCCAGCGTCTTCCCCCACCTCACCAGCACTTGTCCATTTGAACTGGACCGACTGCccatcctccttccctgccttccaAGGCCTGTGGCCTGGGATTCAAGCCACAGGCCCACAGGCCTCCTGGCAGGGCAGCCTGTTTTCACGTTTGGCCACTTTtgtaggaggagggaggggctgggttgGGGATAGCTGTCAGTCACCAGCCCTTAAATAAAGCAGCCAACGCAAAACTCCCAGCTCTCTGGTTTCCTGGGCTCTGGGTCAGACCCAGGGGCTCAACGAGGGAACGGGGGAGACAGGCATTCAGAGGTGGCCTGGCGGGCCATTGGAAGTGGTCAGTCCTTCAAACTGTCCAGCGTTTTATCTACTCTACAAGCATTCAAGGTGAAACCAGGGCAGTGCTGGGCTCAGGGGACAGGGATGAACCCACAGACATCTGGCAAGGCGTTTACAGTCACAGCAGAAACCGGGGCCAGCAGAGCCCAGGGTGGGGATTGCgggggtcagagaaggcttcctggggggCAGCCTGAAGGAGCTAAGGCTCAGGGGCCACACTGTGCCAGAGGCCAATGTCAGGTTTACCTGCCTTGCCCCCATGTCGCGACAGCCGCCCTGAGGAAGATGctcgcagatgaggaaacaggcccgAGACAGGAGGTCACCGGCCAAAGGTCCCACAGCCAGAAGACTGCACAGCCGGGCCTTGAACCCAGGAGGCCTGGTTTCACAGCCCAGCATCTTACTTCCTCCTGAGTCCAGGGTCCAGGCTAAGGGAACAGCTCCTGGcttcctgggggctggggggcggcgGGGAGCACTGGAGAAGAGTAAGGGACCCTTGTCCTAGGGTCGCGAGGAGTCTCTCGGAAGGCTGGAGGTGGAGCCAGACGCACGTGTAGGGTGTAAGAAGAAATGTTTGGGCTTCGTCCCTGGCTCCTGGCAGGaagcttctaaaacccttggaatttcctgagcaaCTGGAGTACTTTTTGTCATCCATAAAGAGCCCCTTTTGATCACAGGTGAGATTATGCTAATGAAGTGACTTAGAGTGGGGCCCTAGATAGTCTCAGGAAGGGGCAGGATGCAGAGTAGGAACTCAGTCAGCCACACCCACCAACCTTCGGGAAGGGGAGGGGACCTACAGATGAAGCGGATATGAGGACAAGATTTGGTGAGCTTCCACCCTTGGTGAACACTGGGAGGTGCTGGGACACTCGGGAGAGGGCACGGAAGCTCCACCCtccttccccataccttgcccatagcatctcttccatctggctcctcccgagttatatccttttataataaaccagtgatgtaataagtaaaatgtttctccgagttctgtgagccactctagtaAATTAACCAAAtctgagaagggggtggggggaaccccCGATCTCCAGCTGGTtgctcagaagcacaggtaacaacctgcaCTTGTGATTGGCAGCttcagtgggggaggggcagtctTGGACAGAACCCTTATCCCGTGGGAGCTGATGCTTTCTCCAGGTAGagagtgtcagaactgagttaattGCTTGGTGGTATTGGAAAAAACACACCTTCACAAGGCTGATGGTGAGACCCCAGATGGTCTCATGGTGTGGAGGTCCTGACACTCCAGCAGTGTGGGGCAGGTCCATCTCCACCTGGCCTTGTGAGCCTGGGCAGCAAGTGACTTGTGCTTTGGCTTCCTCGTTGGTACAGTGGGAAGGATGATGGAACCTTCCTCCCAGGGCCACACTGAGGATGGATGCACCTATCATGATTCCTGGCACGGTTCGAACAGACTCGGACCCACCAGGGCAGCGAGGGATACGAACGGCCAAGAAGATGCTGACCAGGCCAGAAGCCCTGGCCACCAGGCCCAGCCACTGGGTCTGGCATGTGTCCCCAGGGCCCTCTCTACACTGACATACCCCTCCTTGGtgctcccacctccccctccaaGGCCCCAGGTGGGGTCCCCTGGCCGAGGCAGGACCCAGTGGACACAGAGTGGTGGACAGGCACTGGGGGTGATGCCCTCTGGGGTCCAGGGAAAGGGGGCTCCTGCCAACCAGGGCCCGCCCACCCCAGTCTTACAGACCAAGTGCTAATATGGTGCTGTTTTCCCAAGAAGGCAGGGCCCTAGGCCAGGCGTGTATCCTCCTCAGCGTAGCTTCCCCGAGCTGGCCCCGTGGTAGCAGGGCCTTGGGTAGCAGGACTTAGGGTAGCCAGGCCAAGAGCGCCTGGAATCCAGTTTACGAGGCCCCAGGGGCCGTGTGCGTCTGTGCGAGCGGGTCTTCTGATGTCTGTCTCTGCAGGTCCCCACGTTCCAGCCTCGCCCCCTgccctggggagggaaggggagaagacCGCCGTGCCCCCAGCACGGCCGCATCCTCCCGTTGGAACCCTGGCAGTTGATAGCTTCCGAGCAGGATAGCTGGGGCCCACATCACTGGGCGAGCAGGGTCCCCTCTGAAATGTGGGGAGGTTGGGACCCTGTCCAGACTTCTGGGATCCTGGGCTGGCAGGCCAGGCGCCTGGGCCAGCTGCACCCTGCAGTCAGCtacttaactgctctgtgccGGTTGGTAAAGGGCCATTGCCAAAGTGCCTCCACTGTGCCCATCCAAAGCGGGCATATCTTTCCAAAGTGCCCATCTTTCCccactgccctgtcccctcccaccttcccacagTCTACTTCAGGGCTAAAGGGTTCTCCCTGCCCACAGGGGCCTCCAGGACCTGGCTGGTTGTCCATTCTCATGGTCAGTACCAAATGTCATCCCCTGTCTGGAGGCATCATTTCATTTAAGCTCCCTGTGACCCCACAAGGTTCCATGTCCTCattttcctaatgggaaaacaggCCTAGGgaagggaagtgacttgcccaaggtcacctagctGGCAAGCTGCAGAACTGTGATTTACATCCCATTTAGCCCGTCCCGGCGCTTGGCCTCAACGCAACCCACAGGCCCCCAGGGAAGGTACATGGGTGCtgagcatgtgtgtctgtgtgtgtgtattgtgtacCTGTGTGAGGGTTTATGTTTTTATGTGCCTCGAGTAGGAGTGTGTACtgcatgtgtatctgtgtgtgaaaGGGTGTGTGCACTAAGGCTGTAGAGAGCGTGTGAACACCATACACACGAAGTGTGCATGCGTGTGGATTTTGTGAGTGAGGGGGGGGCCCGTCCTGGGTCCAGCGAGCTCTGTgagctctgtgtgtgtatcttagggtgcatgtgagtgtgtgtgcctgtgcagATGTGTGTGTGGGAGATGGGGTATATCTGAGCAAGGCCACTTATGTGTGTGCTAGAGCCACACAGCCTCTGTGACAGGGCAGCCCTGAGTCCTCAGATAACTTTACAGCCATTTATTGTGCTCCagtgaagtagaaaaagaaagtgCTCGCGTTACAAACACCGCTGTCACATCCCTTAACACCAGCTGCAAACCAAACCGCGTGTGTCCGCTGGGGGTCTGGGCATGCAGTTTGCTCCCACTGTGGGAATGGGGGGGGAGGcgagcctgggctctgggggcTTCGCTTGGGGGGGCTTCTTGTCCTGGGGGGACCCACctgtggggagtgggggacagCGGGGTAGCTTTGCTCAGTGCGTCCTTTGGGTGCTGCTGGGAACACCCAGCTCTATGTTGGACCCGGGGAGGAGCCCCCTTTCCCCCCCACAGGCCCCCCCCAGTCTGCTCCCCCCAAACGCTAACCCTGTAGGCACGTGCCAGCGGGCTGGAGGAACCATGCAGGGGGAGGGGGTCGGCGGGCCGGGCTGGGCCCTGCCAAGAGCAGCAGCCGGCCTCCCCGGGGGAAGGCGGGAGGCCCAGGGCCCTAGGCAGAGTTGTAGTAGTTGTGCGCGTGGTGGTTGTGGGCAGGCTCGCCCAGCTCCGGGTACTCGGGCGTCAGGCAGTACTTGGGGTCGTAGACCTGGCGGGGCAGCCCGTACACCGTCATGCCCCGCTGCGAGGCCCCCTTGTTGCTGCCCATCTGCAGGCTGACGTTGAGCGTGTCGCAGTGCTCCATGCCCAGCCCCGGCTCGAAGATCTGCCGCTTGGTCCCGGGAGCGGTCATGCCGGCCTGCGGAGGGCAGCGCAGTCAGGCCGAGGGGACGGCGAGGGGCACAGCCCCACCAGCCCGCCCCATGGCCCCCCACACACCTGGCTGGCTCCCTTGTTGGTGCCCATCTGCAGGCTGATGGTGGCCTGGTCCAGGGGCTGGTCTGTGCCCAGCTTGGGGTCGTAGAGGTGGCGCCGGGTGCCGTAGGCTGTCATGCCCTGCTGGCTGGCAAACTTGTTGGTGCCCATCTAGGGAGCCAGAAGGAGAATCACCCCGGGGTTTACAAATCTCACGGTGGGCCATGAGATGTAACTCATGTCAGCAGACACTTAACATGGCCGTCTAATGAGGCACTGTTTCCACCCTCAGGCTACAGactggaaactgaggcccagagaaggtggGTCACATGACTGATAGGTGGCCTGACTTCCAGGGTTCAAGTTCCAGCCCGGCCGCTCATCACGTGGCCAATCCTGGCAAGTAAGCTAtcttctccaggcctcagttttcccatctgtataaAGGGTATGCTGATAACAGTACCCACCCCCTAGAGCTGTCGGAGGAGTGAGTTAGGGTATGGAAAAATGCCAAGCATATAGTAAAGGCCAAATATCCTGCCACCCCCCTGCCGAAGCCTGAAGGGACCAGGGCGCCCTCCCGGCCTCCTCCACTCCCTGACTCTCTGCTCAGCTCAGCAGTGAGACCCGGGTGAAGAAGGGGTAGTACCTGCAGCCCGATGATGTTCCGCCCTTCTCTTAGCTTCTCTGGCTCAAATTTCCGTTCCTGCTTCTCTGCGTATTTCACTCCCACGTTCACCTTGTTCCCTTTCGTCTTGGCCTGGGGAGGGCGAGGGGGGGCAGGGACTGACAAGGAAGCCCCTGGGCCACACTGTCCCCTCGGAGACCCTGAGCAGCACCTGctttccccctcccacccacccggGGCTCAGAGGGCACAAGGGGCCCCACCCGCATCCCAGCCCCGAGCGCCCGCGGCCCCCCGGCCCCATGCCCACCCTTCAGCCACACTCACCATGCTGGCCAGGGCCAGGAGGGTGGACTGCACTTGGGTGTAGTTGGTGTTCTCGAACAGGTCGTTGGCCTCAAAGATGTCGTGGGGCTTCACCCCGTACTTGGTGATGGCCTTGATGAAGTTGCCGATATTCTCCAGCTGGAGGGGAGCCGGTGGCagtcaggggtgggaggggagttgGGGGTCTGGGTGGAGCTCTGAGGGGCTACGGGCCAGGGGTCGAAAGAGTTAAGAGAGTCTGGGCTCACCTGGTGCCAGTTCTGGGTGGACTCATTGACCTTCTTCACAGAGCCTGGCTGGAGCTTATTGATGAACCTGCAAGGCGCAGGGGAGGGCACTGAGGAAGGAGACCCCTACTGCCCCCACCCAAGCCCAGCCCAGCGGGACAAGGGGTCAGGATGACAGTCAGTGGGCGCTATGCTTTTTTCTGTTTCCCACTGCAGTCAGCCCCCAGCTTCAGCCCCCAGCTGCAGCCCCACACAGACCATCCACACACACAGGCAGGACCCAGATGGGAAACCAACCCCGGGGAGCTAGACTCCTTCAGGTCGGAAAGTCTCCCAATGGAGGGTGTAGGGGAGTCTCCTGGGTGCACCTGCCTCGCTCGTGACCATGTTTCAATCTCCTTTTCTTTTGCGAACCGCTATACCTCGGAGAGCCCGCAGCTCAGGGCTGGGGCCTCTTCTCTGGCTACACTCACCCCTTTGATCTCATCCAGTCtcttggcattttattttttttttggccatgctgcacaacatgtgggatcttagttccccgaccaaggatctaacccgtgccccctgcagtggaagcgcagagtctgaaccactggacggccagggaagtcctctcttgACTTCATATGCCAACACCTCCCCAACATCTTCCTGCAGCCCACCTCTTACTCTCCATTCCAGATCCCCACATGGGTGTCTCAAATCAAATGAACCGTACCTGGACTCCTGACACCCACTTCCCCCCACAGAactccctccatcctccccagCTCAGTAAACCCAGCCCTCCAGGTCTCagaatctaaggaaaaattttaaaaaaggtcatgaagaacctagtggcaagacggggataaagacacagacctactagagaatggacttgaggatatggggagggggaagggtaagatgtgacaaagagagagagtggcatggacatatatacactaccaaacgtaaaatagatagctagtgggaagcagccgcatagcacagggaaatcagctcagtgctttgtgaccacctagaggggtgggatagggagggtgggagggagggagacgcgagagggaagagatatggggacatatgtatatgtataactgattcactttgttataaagcagaaactaacacaccattgtaaagcaattatactccaataaagatgttaaaaataaataaataaataaataaataaataaaaattaaaaaaaaaaagccctccgCCGCCCTtgactctcctctccctctctctcacccccACATTCCATCCCTCAGCAATTCCTTTTACTCTGCCTCCTGAAGACTTCCAGAAGCCCACCTCCGCCCTGCTCTGAGCCATCAGTGTCTCTTTCCTGGGCTCTTGCCTTGACCTCCCCTTGGGCTCCCAGCTTCCACCTCATCCCCTCCAGATGCTTGTCATCCCATGGCTAAAATGGCCTTCTTAAAACAATTCCGTtacggtttatcataggatattaaatatagttctctgtgctatacagtaggaccttgtataactttgctgtacagcagaaattaacacaactgtaaatcaactatgcttcaattaaaaaaaaaaaatttccagttaCTCCCCAGTTCACAGCACTCCCATGGTTTCCTATTGCCTTGAGAATAAAAGCCTACCTCCAGAGCATGAAGGACGAAGAGGCCCTGTACCATCTGGCCCCCAGCTAACTCCCTCCACTTTCCCTGATCACTGAGGCatgctcccaccccagggcctttgcactggctgtcccCGCTGCCTGGCCCACTCTTCCCTAAGATGTCCTGCCGGCAACTTCCCTCACTTCATCTAAGAATCTGCTTCAATATGACCTCTTCAGAAAGACCTCCCAGACCATTCTGTACAAAGCAGCAACCcttcgccccccgccccccacccccccatccttCCCAGCTTGACTCTTCCTCATGGTACTTCCCACCACAGGCAAGTATGTGATTATTTCATCAATTATTTGTTCAATCCCCCCCACCAGGACTAAAGGTCTGTAAGCGCCCCAAGTCgagtctgttttgttcactatccCCAGCGCCTAGACCtggctggcacacagcaggtgcttcaTAAATGCACCTCCTCCATAAATGGGTGGGTGGCCCTGCACTCTTTAAGGCCTGGGACACCAGACTGTCCCCCCATTCCTTGGATATGGTAGAACAacatcccccagcccctctcttTCCAGCAAGCTAGGGCTTGGTAACGCTGTGCCTTTGGGAAGCTTCCCTAGCACAAGCTCTGGCTCTTAGGGTCACCCTGCCCTGGGTCAGACTCAGAGAAAAAGACAGGACCCCAGCTGGGCTCAGGGCCCCGCCCAGAAATAGGGTTGCAGTGAAATCTAGGAGGTGGAATCTGGAATCGGGGCTTGGGAGCTGTTGAGGGTTTTCCTCTCCCTCAGTGATTAGGTTCTGAGAGGGGGAGAGAATCAGGGCCCACTTAAATTACTGTGGTGCATCCCTCAGGTCACCAAGCCAGCAGTGGACAGCCGATGTGGCCCAGTGCCTTTTCGCCGTGACCTCCCTTTCTCGGGACTCTAGAGACCATACACGTGGCTGCCCCGTATGCGTGGCGGTTCAGACTCTAGATTCGGAAGTCATTTCTGTTGGAACAGCGTGGGACTTTGGGCGACGTGTTTTACCTGAGGCTCAGTTTTCTTTACTGTTAAATGGGCACAGTGATTATCTTTATATCTGATACCTCAAAACAAAGGTATCAGATATAAAGTGCCCAATCCAGCTCTGAGCTCTTGGTCATTTGAGGGGCTCAGGTAGTAGAGATGAGGGGTTGGGGGCAGCCCAAGGCAGAGTCTGGGCCATGAGCTCCCCACTCACTCGCAAAGAATGATGCCGTCTTTGAGGCCGTCCATGAAGTTGTTGCCAATGCGGCGCCCTGTCACCCCCTCGATCCACTCTCGAAGCTCCTGCTCCCGCTGGTGGTCGTACTTCTGGGCCAGCTGGTGGTGGGGGACACAGAGAAGGTGGTGAGGACGCAGTGGGGAGCAGGGTCGGCTCCCAGGCCCAATCCAAGATTCCCAAGTCTGATCTCTTCCCTCGTCCCTTCCCAACTAAGGCAATTCTGTCCCAACGTccagttgggggggggggggttgctgAGGGCCAGTGTTGAGGTGGCACCTGCCCAGGGGGCCATTCCAGGCATTCTGAGGTTTGGCACCACAGAATGTGGATTAAGGGGTGGAGAACGAGATACTCAGAGCTGGGGGGCGGCGCCTGGCCTCTTGGTTCCCCCTCCAGACCAAACTTGGGGTTTAGCTtcccctggccctgccccccCGTCCTGGGAGCTtcaggcaggggaggaggagcccTAAGGAGGTGCCCCCGGATGCCGCCTTGCAGGGGACTGCTCTGTCTTACATCTCTGTCTCAGTGTCTCTCCAGGTCCTCATCCCTGGGGCCCCCTCTCTGGCTCGGGGCGAGGGCCTGTCTTTGCCTTAACTCCTGGCCCCATGCAtgtctgtatttctctgtctctctccccatgGCACGATGTCCTCGGTCTCTCTCCCAGCTCTGTCTGTCTTTCCTAGGCCCTGTCATCCTGTCCCCATCTCTTCGTGtccggctgggggtggggctcatAGCTCATCCATCTCTGCTTTCATaggtctctctccatctctccgaCTCCAGGTTCCCTGCCTCGGGTGAGGATGGGGCTCAGCCGTCTCTCCGCCTCTCCATCCCTGTCTCAGTCTTATCTTGCTCCAGGCTCGCCCTCCCCCATCCGTCCCTCTCAAGTCTCAGGCTTCCAGTATCTCTGCGtctctcccccacctctcctctcccactTTGCCCCCCTCCGTTTCCCCAGAACTCTCTACCCCAGCCCAGACAGGCTCCGGGCCCCTGGGAGACCCGGTCGCCCCttctcctgggggaggggatggcccCCTCACCTGGCCCCGGCCTTGCCGCCCCCCTCCCCATCAGCCCGGCTTTATAAAGCAAACCGGCCCTTATATAGCGCGGCCCCGCGGGCCGGGCTCCCGAGGCCGCCTTATATGGCGCGGCGGCTCCGCTCGGCTCCTGGGCCggcgctggggggagggggggcgacGCTGGGATCTGTCTCCTGCCCGAGCAcccgccccctcctccagccccgagGATCCCCCCGACTCAGGTTCCCAATCCCAGCTCCCCATTTCCTGCCTGTGGAACCCTGGGAAaagccaccctgagcctcagtgttgCCCTCTGTCAAATGGGGCTGGGACTTCTCCCCGGGCAGCGCTCAAGGGATTGTTCCAGTGGGTTGGGGACTTCAAGCTCGCTGCCCTGGAGAAGCTGATCCCATGGGGGGCGTGGGCCGCAAGTTCAGGGGCCCAGTTCTGAATCTCTCTTATATAGGACCAGAGCTACTTGCCTcttctttctgaacctcagtttaccCATACATAGCATGAAGGTGATGTCCCCAtgtcctcccacccccagaattAGGAGACCCCTGCTTTGTCCCTAATGCCCACTCTCTGCCCATCCTCAGCCTCTCCGTTTCCTTCACGATCTCCAACACCTTGGGGCCTCACCTCCCAGGAACCCCAGCTCTGGAGCACACCGCAAATTCTTTGTCAGGCTAGGGGGTGTGGGCAAAATCAAGTCCTTCCTCAGACCCCCAGAAACAAAAAGGGTTAACAGGGGACTCTAATCAAGTGGGGTTTCACAATGGACCAACCGCCTCAGTTTACCTGTGACTGCCTGCATGCCCCCCCATTTCACACCCCAACAGGAGCTGAGGGCTCTGGGATGCTCAGGCCGGGGAGGAAGGCAGCCCCTTCCCCATACtcgtcctttttctctctcaggtTCCAAGTCATATGGGATAGGCAGGAAGGGGGTCCATGGAACCCCAAGTGTGGGGCCTCTGGCCTGGCAGGGCAAGTGGGCCAGGTCGGGGGGAGGCCCTCCAGCCCTACCTTGTTCTTGACCTCAGCTGACAGCCCGTAGGCGGGGCCTCGGTTGAAGTGAGCAGAGGACATGCTGGCTGACGGTGGACAGCGGGGGCAGCAGCGCTGAAGAAGGCGGCAGCAGCTGAAGCTCCGTCTGCACCCTCTTCCCTCCTCACACGTTTTTGAAGCTCGGGAGGCGGCCCGGGCCTCTTCCAAGGCCGTCCCATTGGCCATAGAGGCCTGCCAAGGGGCGGGGCGCCCCCCACCTTGGCCAGCCCCCCTTCGTGATGTCAGGGCCTTGGTATTGGGAGCTGATTGTGTCATTGTTTCCACCTAGGGGGGCGGCCTGGGTTATTCTTTTTTGGGGCGGCGGGCAGCTTGGCCAGACAGAGACCAACCTTTCCCCACTCCCCACTGTTCATTAGGCCTCTGGCTGGGTCTCCTCATCTCTTTGTGTCTGTCTCTGAGGCTATCTCCCCACACCTCTAAGGTCATCTTTCTTCGTTTCTCTCCTGTCTTGAGGCAGGACTACCACCTGTGGTAGTTTATGGAGCGCCACCCTGGTTTTAAGTCCAGACACCAGTAGTCTATAAATGTAGgccagccccttcccctctctgagcctctgttgccacatctgtaaaatagactAATGATAGTGCCTGTTCATGAGGGTGTTGTGAGGATCAGAAGAAATaaggcctgggacttccctggtggtccaatggttaagactctgtgcttccactgcaggaagcacgggtttggtccctggtcagggaactaagattccgcaaacCAGGtggcgcagccaaagaaataatgCCTCCAATATGCCCAGGGCAGTGCCTGGTACAGGGAAAGACAGGGAATAGCAGTATTTCTGCTGAGAATCTGGCACCCCACTTCTGTCCCCTCCATCCCCTCATAAGGACCTGGGGGAGCAGAGACCCTGGATCTCACCCTCCCCATCCACCTGTGGGTTGCCTGAACCACGGAGTGGCTGTGTTAGTGGGTTCCAGGCCATGGACACCCCCATATATTCCTGTCCCAGCCAGGCTGGCCTGGAGGGAACACCTGCAAGCAGTCCCGCCTGTCCAGGTCTCACCCTTGTACCATAGGGGTGGATGACATGCCCACGTCATGCCATGTATGTTTAGGCCATGTTAGTGACACTTGGATAACATGTCAGCAACCATATCATACACTAATGATACATCAAGGACATGCAATTTGCTGGCCACATGCTAAGGGCACAGCCGTGATGTACTAATAATGACAACAGCCCTTATGTTAGGCCCTGGTCCAAATGCTGTACACGTATCCACTCAAACCTCACAACACCCTCAGAAGTGGGTGCTGCTATTatatccactttacagatggggaaactgaggcacgggggTGTGGCATCCCTttcccagtgtcacacagctcACTAGTGACAGAGCAGAATTTGAACCCGGGCCTCTGCCCCTAATGCTATGAGActaaggcagggtttctcaatcttGCTACTGTTGACATCCCGGCTGGATAATTCATCGTGGGGGCGGGGGTCTGTCCTGGGCATTGCAGAACTTTAAGCAGCATCCCCAGCCTCTACCTACTCAGTGCCAGAAGCAACGCCCCCCCCTCACCTTAgtctttattgttttgttttggccgcaccgcatggcatgcgggatcttagttccccgaccagggatcgaacccgaaccCCCTggggggtcttaaccactggaccgccagagaagtcgttcctcccttcacctccccccaccttAGCCTTGACAAACAGGAAAGTCTCCGGAggttgccaaatgtccctgggaAAGctatggggggggggaggggtcgCCAGCAGATCGCTCCCATTTGAGAACGACTGGGCTAAGGCAACTACCAAGTTGATAGTGTCTAATGGTATATTGAAGATACgctaaaatacataaaatgagcaAACAATTAGCTCCTACTACGTACTGAGTGCTTTGGATCTGTTAACTCATTCCTCACAGCAGCCTTATGATGTGGGGTCTAAATGttgcacagagaggtgaagccgACTGCCCGGAGTCACGCAGCTCCAGGGTGgcggagccaggattcaaacgcGTAGATTGCCGGATCCTGCCCACGCTGAGCGGCCCGCAGCGGGCCACAGGTCGCTACTGCGCATGAGAAGACCCGCGCCTCGGCTGGCTCTCGGCCGGCGCCCCCTGGCGGCCCAggagggtgggggcggggcctggcggcATCCAGGCGGCGATGACGCAACGCGCTGACTCATtcggccccgccccccggcccgCTGTCGCTTGGCCATTTATAGAATCCGCGCTGGCTCTGAAGTCACTGCCCAGGCACGACGGGGGCGGAGTGGGGGAGCACTTGGCTTGCCCCCAGACGGGGCAGCCCGGGGTCTCCCTAGGG encodes the following:
- the ELOF1 gene encoding transcription elongation factor 1 homolog, which codes for MGRRKSKRKPPPKKKMTGTLETQFTCPFCNHEKSCDVKMDRARNTGVISCTVCLEEFQTPITYLSEPVDVYSDWIDACEAANQ
- the CNN1 gene encoding calponin-1 isoform X2 — encoded protein: MDGLKDGIILCEFINKLQPGSVKKVNESTQNWHQLENIGNFIKAITKYGVKPHDIFEANDLFENTNYTQVQSTLLALASMAKTKGNKVNVGVKYAEKQERKFEPEKLREGRNIIGLQMGTNKFASQQGMTAYGTRRHLYDPKLGTDQPLDQATISLQMGTNKGASQAGMTAPGTKRQIFEPGLGMEHCDTLNVSLQMGSNKGASQRGMTVYGLPRQVYDPKYCLTPEYPELGEPAHNHHAHNYYNSA
- the CNN1 gene encoding calponin-1 isoform X1, whose protein sequence is MSSAHFNRGPAYGLSAEVKNKLAQKYDHQREQELREWIEGVTGRRIGNNFMDGLKDGIILCEFINKLQPGSVKKVNESTQNWHQLENIGNFIKAITKYGVKPHDIFEANDLFENTNYTQVQSTLLALASMAKTKGNKVNVGVKYAEKQERKFEPEKLREGRNIIGLQMGTNKFASQQGMTAYGTRRHLYDPKLGTDQPLDQATISLQMGTNKGASQAGMTAPGTKRQIFEPGLGMEHCDTLNVSLQMGSNKGASQRGMTVYGLPRQVYDPKYCLTPEYPELGEPAHNHHAHNYYNSA